From one Lycium ferocissimum isolate CSIRO_LF1 chromosome 7, AGI_CSIRO_Lferr_CH_V1, whole genome shotgun sequence genomic stretch:
- the LOC132064141 gene encoding RGG repeats nuclear RNA binding protein A-like isoform X1 gives MADMNPFDLLGDDDNDDPSNLIALHLQKVDPAAKKPSAPAPPAKKQPAKLPTKPPPPTQAVREAKTEFGRGGGRGGGRGYSRGRGGGGFNREASNNENFTRDREFSGGVAAREYVEGGRPSERRGGYGGPRTFRGGRQSGFSNGELPEGDRPRRTFERHSGTGRGGEIKREGAGRGNWGTEADEVTQMTDEVANEVEKNLNVEKPSAEEEAGGDKKENPAAEAEDKEPENKEMTLEEYEKLLEEKRKALQALKTEERKVDTKVFASMQQLSKKSSDDEIFIKLGSKDKRRESAEKEEKAKKAVSINEFLKPAEGERYYAPGGRGRGRGRGSRGGYSGANTASNVEAAPPIEDPGHFPTLGGK, from the exons ATGGCggatatgaacccatttgattTGCTGGGTGATGATGACAACGATGATCCATCTAACCTCATTGCTCTTCACCTCCAAAAAGTTGATCCAGCGGCTAAGAAACCCTCAGCTCCGGCGCCGCCGGCTAAGAAGCAGCCGGCTAAGCTCCCCACCAAGCCTCCTCCACCGACTCAAGCTG TCAGGGAGGCAAAAACAGAATTTGGACGTGGAGGAGGTAGAGGCGGTGGACGTGGCTACAGCCGTGGTCGTGGTGGAGGTGGGTTTAATAGGGAAGCATCCAACAATGAGAATTTTACTCGCGACAGAGAATTTTCTGGTGGTGTAGCTGCACGTGAATACGTGGAAGGAGGAAGACCGTCTGAAAGACGTGGTGGTTATGGTGGACCCCGTACTTTCCGTGGTGGTCGTCAAAGTGGTTTTAGTAATGGAGAATTGCCTGAGGGAGACCGGCCTCGTAGGACATTTGAACGCCATAGTGGTACTGGCCGCGG AGGTGAGATAAAGCGTGAAGGAGCTGGCCGAGGAAATTGGGGAACTGAAGCAGATGAAGTTACTCA GATGACTGATGAAGTAGCTAATGAAGTCGAGAAAAATCTGAATGTGGAGAAACCCTCCGCAGAGGAAGAAGCAGGAGGCGACAAGAAGGAGAATCCAGCTGCTGAAGCTGAGGACAAGGAACCTGAAAATAAG GAGATGACCCTTGAAGAGTACGAGAAGTTGCTAGAAGAAAAACGGAAGGCTTTGCAGGCACTTAAAACTGAGGAAAGGAAGGTCGACACTAAAGTGTTTGCATCCATGCAACAGCTTTCAAAGAAATCCAGTGATGATGAAATCTTCATTAAATTG GGCTCCAAGGATAAGCGAAGAGAGTCTGCTGAGAAGGAAGAGAAGGCAAAGAAG GCAGTCAGCATTAATGAGTTTTTGAAGCCTGCTGAGGGTGAGAGGTATTATGCACCTGGTGGTCGAGGTCGAGGTCGTGGCCGTGGTTCTAGAGGAGGTTACAGTGGAGCCAACACGGCGAGCAATGTGGAAGCTGCCCCTCCCATTGAAGATCCGGGTCACTTCCCTACATTGGGTGGCAAGTGA
- the LOC132064144 gene encoding 4,5-DOPA dioxygenase extradiol-like, whose amino-acid sequence MEMGSQMAVPLKETFFISHGSPMLSIDDSLPARHFLKCFREKDFAQKPNSILVISGHWETSEPTVNCITGLNDTIHDFYNFPQQMYQLKYQAPGAPKLAKRVKELLKSSGFKQVHQDDKRGLDHGAWVPLMLMYPEADIPVCQLSVQTKKDGTHHFNIGKALAPLKEEGVLIVGSGSATHNLRALSDASGVASWAMDFDNWLKESLVNGRYEDVNHYMTKAPCAKLAHPYPDHLYPLHVAMGAAGENAKAELIHHSWSRHALSYASYKFESQPK is encoded by the coding sequence ATGGAAATGGGAAGCCAAATGGCGGTACCTTTGAAAGAAACCTTCTTCATATCACATGGTTCACCAATGCTTTCGATAGATGATTCTTTACCCGCTAGACATTTCTTGAAATGCTTCAGAGAGAAAGACTTCGCACAGAAGCCCAATTCCATCTTGGTTATCTCTGGTCATTGGGAGACTTCAGAGCCTACTGTGAATTGCATCACTGGCCTCAATGATACTATTCATGACTTCTATAACTTCCCCCAACAGATGTACCAGTTAAAATACCAAGCACCAGGAGCACCAAAATTAGCCAAAAGGGTAAAGGAACTGCTCAAGTCATCTGGATTCAAGCAAGTGCACCAAGATGATAAACGAGGCCTGGACCACGGTGCATGGGTGCCTCTTATGCTCATGTATCCAGAGGCTGACATCCCAGTGTGCCAGCTTTCTGTCCAGACAAAGAAGGATGGAACCCATCATTTTAATATTGGTAAAGCATTGGCCCCTCTCAAGGAAGAGGGTGTCCTCATAGTTGGTTCTGGATCTGCAACTCACAACTTGAGGGCTTTAAGTGATGCGTCTGGTGTCGCTTCTTGGGCTATGGACTTTGACAATTGGCTTAAGGAATCACTTGTTAATGGAAGGTATGAAGATGTAAACCACTATATGACAAAAGCACCTTGTGCCAAACTTGCACACCCATACCCTGACCACCTGTATCCCTTACATGTTGCAATGGGTGCAGCTGGTGAAAATGCCAAAGCTGAACTTATTCATCATAGCTGGAGCAGACATGCTCTTTCTTACGCCTCCTACAAGTTTGAGTCCCAGCCCAAGTAG
- the LOC132064145 gene encoding ras-related protein RABD2a-like: protein MNTEYDYLFKLLLIGDSGVGKSCLLLRFADDTYQESYISTIGVDFKIRTVEQDGKTIKLQIWDTAGQERFRTITSSYYRGAHGIIVVYDVTDQESFNNVKQWLSEIDRYATPNVNKILVGNKSDLVANRVVSYEMAKAFADEIGIPFLETSAKDASNVEQSFMAMTAAIKNSMASQPATNSAQPPTVNIRGQPVSQNSGCCSS, encoded by the exons ATGAATACAGAATA TGACTACCTGTTCAAGCTTTTGCTTATTGGCGATTCTGGTGTTGGGAAGTCATGTCTCCTTTTGAGATTTGCT GATGACACATATCAGGAGAGCTACATAAGCACAATAGGAGTCGATTTT AAAATCAGGACAGTAGAGCAAGATGGGAAGACCATTAAGCTTCAGATT TGGGATACTGCTGGACAAGAGCGTTTTAGGACTATCACTAGCAGCTACTATCGTGGAGCCCATGGCATAATA GTTGTTTATGATGTGACGGATCAGGAGAGCTTCAATAATGTGAAGCAGTGGCTGAGTGAAATTGATCGTTATGCTACCCCAAATGTTAACAAAATTCTTGTTGGGAACAAATCTGACCTCGTTGCTAATAGAGTTGTGTCATATGAAATGGCTAAG gcCTTTGCTGATGAAATTGGTATTCCATTCTTGGAGACCAGTGCGAAAGATGCTAGTAATGTAGAACAGTCTTTCATGGCTATGACTGCTGCTATCAAGAATAG TATGGCAAGTCAACCGGCCACAAATTCTGCCCAGCCTCCAACCGTAAATATTCGCGGACAGCCTGTCAGTCAGAATAGTGGTTGCTGCTCGTCTTGA
- the LOC132064141 gene encoding RGG repeats nuclear RNA binding protein A-like isoform X2 produces the protein MADMNPFDLLGDDDNDDPSNLIALHLQKVDPAAKKQPAKLPTKPPPPTQAVREAKTEFGRGGGRGGGRGYSRGRGGGGFNREASNNENFTRDREFSGGVAAREYVEGGRPSERRGGYGGPRTFRGGRQSGFSNGELPEGDRPRRTFERHSGTGRGGEIKREGAGRGNWGTEADEVTQMTDEVANEVEKNLNVEKPSAEEEAGGDKKENPAAEAEDKEPENKEMTLEEYEKLLEEKRKALQALKTEERKVDTKVFASMQQLSKKSSDDEIFIKLGSKDKRRESAEKEEKAKKAVSINEFLKPAEGERYYAPGGRGRGRGRGSRGGYSGANTASNVEAAPPIEDPGHFPTLGGK, from the exons ATGGCggatatgaacccatttgattTGCTGGGTGATGATGACAACGATGATCCATCTAACCTCATTGCTCTTCACCTCCAAAAAGTTGATCCAG CGGCTAAGAAGCAGCCGGCTAAGCTCCCCACCAAGCCTCCTCCACCGACTCAAGCTG TCAGGGAGGCAAAAACAGAATTTGGACGTGGAGGAGGTAGAGGCGGTGGACGTGGCTACAGCCGTGGTCGTGGTGGAGGTGGGTTTAATAGGGAAGCATCCAACAATGAGAATTTTACTCGCGACAGAGAATTTTCTGGTGGTGTAGCTGCACGTGAATACGTGGAAGGAGGAAGACCGTCTGAAAGACGTGGTGGTTATGGTGGACCCCGTACTTTCCGTGGTGGTCGTCAAAGTGGTTTTAGTAATGGAGAATTGCCTGAGGGAGACCGGCCTCGTAGGACATTTGAACGCCATAGTGGTACTGGCCGCGG AGGTGAGATAAAGCGTGAAGGAGCTGGCCGAGGAAATTGGGGAACTGAAGCAGATGAAGTTACTCA GATGACTGATGAAGTAGCTAATGAAGTCGAGAAAAATCTGAATGTGGAGAAACCCTCCGCAGAGGAAGAAGCAGGAGGCGACAAGAAGGAGAATCCAGCTGCTGAAGCTGAGGACAAGGAACCTGAAAATAAG GAGATGACCCTTGAAGAGTACGAGAAGTTGCTAGAAGAAAAACGGAAGGCTTTGCAGGCACTTAAAACTGAGGAAAGGAAGGTCGACACTAAAGTGTTTGCATCCATGCAACAGCTTTCAAAGAAATCCAGTGATGATGAAATCTTCATTAAATTG GGCTCCAAGGATAAGCGAAGAGAGTCTGCTGAGAAGGAAGAGAAGGCAAAGAAG GCAGTCAGCATTAATGAGTTTTTGAAGCCTGCTGAGGGTGAGAGGTATTATGCACCTGGTGGTCGAGGTCGAGGTCGTGGCCGTGGTTCTAGAGGAGGTTACAGTGGAGCCAACACGGCGAGCAATGTGGAAGCTGCCCCTCCCATTGAAGATCCGGGTCACTTCCCTACATTGGGTGGCAAGTGA